GCACGAACCGAACCGGATGAGTCTTTGCCCTAAACCGCTGCTTGGCTGCTTTTTTCTCTTCAACCTCTTCTGTTCTTGCTATAGTTTTTGCTGTGCAGTTTCAAATTGCAGTGCGGAAAAATGGAAACTTTAGCTGTTGACGGCACAATAGAAGCCCCAAGCAAATGGGAGTTCAGTTGGTAATCTCGGCGTGCGTGTGTATTTGTGTATTCGGGTTGCCTTTTGTATGTTGTCTGAACGTTTTGCTGCTTTGTTAGCGCGGATTTTCGTTCTTTCTGGTAGAATTTTTCATGGGTTTTGTTCTTATTAatggaatttctttttgtgCGAGAATTTATAAAGAATGCTGCTTTATGTGCTGATTGTTTTGTGGGATTTCATGGTGAAAGATTAGAACTTTATGTTTTACTTGGTTTTGGGAGTAATTTCAAGACATTTGTTGGTTGTGTTGGAATAGGAACTGTTTAAGTCTTTGATTTGAAGgtgaaaatttctttttgataatttactgttcttatataaaaattttaatgtagttccttttaaattttgcCCATCTGTTGAGCTTTCCTGTCTTTTAATCAATACATGTGCTCCTTTGCTTCAAAGTTCAAACATCACTGTTTGTATGCTGCCAACTAGTTACAGACTGCACTACTTCATTTACAATGCAGTTTCCGGACCATATTGTCGTTGCTTTCACCTGCACAAGAGTTAAGTTGCATATTCTGATGATTTATTTGTGTCCCAGAACAAACATTCGATATGTTTCCTGTTATTAAGACTAAAGTTCGATTTGAATAATTTCCTAGTTTCTGTATTGGATAAATAAAGTAGCAGTGGCGAACTACCTGTTCTCATTATTTTGCATGTTCCCTCTTGTCTACTATTGTGTTTATTGtgttattttatcattcttttttacataaaagCTGTTTTCAGTGACTTGGAAGTCGATTATCAATCTGAGGAAATTGCCCGTATTGTGCATGCTGCATTAGCCGTTGATAAGGAGGTAATATTGCATGCTATCTCTACTTCAgagtttcttgttttcttgaacTCTCTCTGAGGTAGTTTGATTGCAACGACAGTTACAGCCAGACAAGGTGAAACGGCAAATGACAGTCTCCGATGGAAAGCTTTCTGTGTGAGTAGTTTTCTTTATACTTCCACTTTAGGAAATAGTTGAAAGACCTCTTGATCATAGTATTTGCTTTTCTGCATGATTTTGGAAGAGCCTCTGTTTCTTTTGGATGTAAGTACTGCTTGCAGTTGTACCAAAGGGAAGGTCTTCTGCTTTAGACATGTAACTAAACAATTCAAAGTTGGACTTGGGATTAGTTCCTTCAACGTAATAGAGCTTGAAAAATTGTTAGTCTTgcaataaagaagaaattaagatAAGTTAGACAAATTTAAGGTTACCTTTTCACTGTTGCCTCTATAGGAAAAAACCTAATGCCTCCAGCACTCTGGGAAACCATTTTGGTCATTTTCGGAACCTTTACAATGTGAAGTTTgaatcaaatttttgtttactcTAACTCGTTTATGTACAGGCATTTCGAAGCAGTTGAAGCAAGATTTCTACGTGCATCATACAGCGCCTTTGTTGATGTTCTGACGCTTGCCACCAAAACAATCGAAGAATTTGGTCAAGGGATGACGATGACATTGTGACCTTCAAATATTGCTTGAGAACTCCATAGTTTATTGAACTTTgtgattcttgaatttatcAACCTCACTGTGGTTTACATCGACATATCCATGTAATTTAGCAACTGAATTTCCTGGTTATACATCCTCTATGTATACTTAGTGTTAATGGGATCTGTCTGCATTCTGTGAAGACTTGATTAGAGGAAAGGGGTAAACATTTTCTCAAGCTTGCAATGGATTTAAGGGTTCAAGAATTGGTATTGTACTCCAGTCTAAGCAACAAGTTAAGCCAAATCTTGATCAGCGTTTGCAATTATGGGTAAGCACTTTGCCAGTTAGTGCTGATGGTGACAATTATTGAGCTTGAGAAACAAGCATCTTGTAAAGTTTGCattaatattaagaaatatgTTTCTTATAGATTACAGTTATCATAAAAATACCATCAAAATGGGATGTGAAATTGAGGCCAAAAGAGGAAAACAAAATGGTATAACTCTTCCAAAGAATCTCCTGAAAGAAAGACAGGGTGTTGGCAAAGGTGGTCTAAAGGACACCTTCCCTGCAGCTCTTCTC
This region of Sesamum indicum cultivar Zhongzhi No. 13 linkage group LG4, S_indicum_v1.0, whole genome shotgun sequence genomic DNA includes:
- the LOC105160331 gene encoding uncharacterized protein LOC105160331, whose amino-acid sequence is METLAVDGTIEAPSKWEFSCDLEVDYQSEEIARIVHAALAVDKELQPDKVKRQMTVSDGKLSVHFEAVEARFLRASYSAFVDVLTLATKTIEEFGQGMTMTL